CTCTTAGATTTTTAGTAATGAACTGGGTAGAAAATAAAATGACTGGATTAGTTTTTCTAAGGCACAGAGTCGCACTATGTTAGTTTGCTCAAGGGCAGTTCATCTTTcagataataaaaaaaaaattaaaaaataaaaagaaacatATTGAAGATTATTTTTTAAAGAAATACTCTTGTAAAATTAAtagaagttttaaattttatataaaTTATTGGTAAACTTGATAAATTTGACCAAAAAATCAAATGTGGGTTGTGGCCTGTTGTTTTGGGATGGAATGAGCAGACTATACCATCTTTTGTGCTCCTTTGACTTTCGATGTGTTGGCACTGGTGTTAGTGAGCCCACAATTTGAGTGGTGATAATGTGTGTGGGAAAACATACACATTGTGCCATTGTGGTGGTTACTTACTAGATATCATGGTTGAAGGACTAGTTACTTCTTTGAAAACCTTGGGGATTTAAGTCACTTTTGTACGGCATTATATGCTAGTATTTGCAGATTATAATTAAGAGGATTTACATCTTTGCTTTCCAAATATAGTGTTAGGAGATCTTAATTTAAATTTGTCATTAAAGGGTAATATGGGATAGGTTTAATTTTACTTACTAAATTTAGTTAGTGTCCGATCATTTAGGGAGTGTAATAATACTACTTGAGAAGCAACTTCTTAATTACCGGGTATTTCATAAGTGTAGCTAATATATTTCTAACCCTAGTTGAACTGCTTTTCTACTTCAAGTTGAACACATTTTAATGACGATTTTATTACACTTCATTTGCAGATGCTGTGATTCCAATCACATGCTTCATCTTAGTCTGCCTTTTTGCTCTTCAACATTATGGAACACATCGAGTTGGATTCGTCTTTGCCCCTATAGTTTTGATCTGGCTATTATGCATAAGTGGTCTGGGGTTATATAATATCCTTCGTTGGAATCCACATGTTTATCAAGCTATTTCACCATATTATATGTACAAGTTCTTGAAGAAGACTACAATAAGCGGATGGATGTCTTTGGGAGGTGTTCTGCTGTGCATTACAGgtgaaattactaccttatTCTCTCAAGTACTATACCTATTATCAATCTGAAATTCGCTGATGACTTCATCTTTACCCAGATGTATTTCGGACCCAAGTATTGACCTCTTATTAGTGCCCTTTTATATCCCTATCATTAGCTCGCAAGTTAGTAATTAGCCACCGTGAATTATAGTGTGgcgacctttttttttttaaaaaaaataatctcATCTCCTCATATTGAACAAGCAACGGGCTGAGAGTCTCCTTAATTAAGTTTACACAAAGATCctaaccttcctctttgcaggtTCTGAGGCAATGTTTGCTGATTTAGGCCACTTCTCTTATATGGCAATTCAGGTAAATATTGCAATTTCCATGTTTGAAGAGTTATTCAGTCATTTTGAGCAGAAGTTCTGTTGTCTATGGTTTTTCTTGTATTTTAATGCACTCAGCCACAACCAGGAATTCTGACCGCCCGTCTCTTGCAGATTGCTTTCACTTTTCTGGTATATCCTACGCTCATACTAGCTTATATGGGTCAAGCAGCATATTTGTCAATGCATCACGAGAATGCTGATGCAATCAGTTTTTACCTCTCTGTGCCAGGTACCTCAATTTTCTACCTCACTAAGCATTATAACAATTAACAAGTCTTATTTCTTCCAAAATAAGTTTGTTGCTAAAGCAAAAAGCATACATAGAGGCTGAAGCAATATCTTTATAGGAAACATTTTACTGATGATATGACTACCTTATAACTTAGATGTTGAAGTAATGCTTAAACTGAGTTTGCCTCTAGAAGTCTAGAGTCTTACACATTGTAGGAAGATCTCATGTTATTTGATTTAGCAGTAAGAAAATTGACGCTGAAACTTATGGTGCAGAGAAGGTCAAGTGGCCAGTAATTCTGGTAGCAATTCTTGCTTCAGTTGTGGGAAGTCAAGCAATTATAAGTGGGACATTCTCAATCATTAACCAAAGCCAATCACTTGGTTGTTTCCCCAGAGTCAAAGTGGTTCACACCTCAGATAAGATACACGGCCAGATATATATTCCTGAGATAAACTGGATACTGATGGTACTTTGTATTGCTGTTACAATAGGATTCAGAGATACGAAACATTTGGGGAATGCATCAGGTACTTTAATTTTCGCATTTGTTACTCTTGCTAAACTTTTTTCTACcatatttattttcagtttagtTTTTGGCATGCTAAGAAACTTCAAATTCTCATTTGCCCTGCAGGATTAGCAGTGATGACAGTGATGTTGGTGACTACTTGCCTAATGTCCTTGGTCATGGTTTTATGCTGGCATAAACCTCCAATTTTAGCTCTATGTTTCCTTCTCTTTTTCGGTTCGATCGAAATTCTCTACTTCTCGGCTTCTCTTGTAAAGATTGCCGAGGGTGCCTGGCTTCCGATCCTGCTAGCCCTCATTCTTATGACCATCATGTTTGTATGGCACTACGCCACCATCAAAAAGTACGAATTTGACCTCCACAACAAAGTCTCCTTGGAATGGTTGCTAGCCTTAGGTCCAAGCCTAGGAATATCGCGGGTCCCAGGCATTGGCATGGTCTTTACCGACCTCACTTCTGGCATCCCGGCAAACTTCTCTCGGTTTGTCACAAATCTCCCTGCATTCCACAAGGTATTGGTGTTTGTGTGTGtgaagtctgttcctgttccctaCATTCCCCCAGCTGAGAGATACCTTATTAGCCGTGTGGGGCCCCCAACTCACCGATCTTATCGGTGCATAATCCGATATGGATACCGTGACGTCCACCAAGACATAGATTCATTCGAGTCTGAGCTAGCTACAAAGTTGGACGAGTTCATCCGTTATGATTGGGTTCGGGACCAAGGAGAAGCCCAGCAGTCCTTTGATTATGACGAGGCCCGGTTAAACGAATCTAATGGGTGTAGATTAGCCGTGGCAGGTACCGTGAGATACTCCCGTGAACCACCGTATGAGATTGATGAAAACCCGCAACCAGCAAGCGTGTCCATTGGACTGCCAACAGTTGACAGCATGGGGGATATTATGGAAATGGAGCCTGTGAAACGAAGAGTAAGATTTGCTGATCAAGCATGGTCAtgtgatgagagagaaagtcagATGCTTCAAGAATTAGATGATCTATGGGATGCTCAGCAAGCTGGGAGTGCATTTATAATAGGGCATTCCCATGTTAGAGCTAAACAAGGGTCATCTTTTTTCAAGAGGATTGCCATTAATTTTGGGTACAATTTTCTTAGAAGGAATTGCAGGGGACCTGATGTTGCGCTCAGGGTGCCACCAGTGTCGCTTCTTGAGGTTGGCATGGTCTATGTTGTTTAGGACTTGGATTATGctttgtaattagtttttaacttaaatcGGTTTTGTTAATACACATGAAAAGAGAGCGAGCAGGCTGTTTTTGTGCACTGTTACGTAATAGCGGGAAGTTTAGGGCATGTTTCATGTCTGCTTAAAAAGAAATGGTTTGTAAAGTTTAAATTTTCTGATGTTTTAGCATTTTACTTGTTTTGACCCAGTGGCAAAAACTAAGGGTTTGTTTATGATAATTGATAGGCCAGAGGTCTGAATCCCCCCTCCTCTATTTGTAATTCTTTGTAGGCTATTGCACCCTCCTTAATGGGGAAATAGGCTTCTTAATATGGTGAGGAGGACAAAACTCATATTTTTCATTCAGTTTGCTACTCTTCAAGCCTTCTAACCAGCGTACCGAGTACATACATcattaaatttagaaaaaattattttttactacctataaaaattattttttaccacctaaaaaattaaaaacttgtgttttaccacctaaaattgaattaaaatttattttttaccatctggaaaaaaaaaaatgaaacatttATGTATGGTTACCTAATTTAATGTTCCTTTAATTTTTTACACTTTGTATGATTTTCTTTTACTCTTCCACCCTTCGCTCTTTATTTTCAGTAAACTTTGTCAATTTTGTCAATTAATGGTGGTGAAACAATTATGTAAATTCTTGGAACATAAGGAAATTGGGGAAGAAAAGAGAGTTAAATACATTAAATCGTGTAAGAATAGAACATATAAGAATTATTACCGTTATTGTGACCCTCTACATATAAgaagtatattttttcatttttcaggtggtaaaaaacaagttttaattttttttagtggtaaaatacaagttttagtttttttggttgtaaaaaataatttttaaatttattccgatgataaaatatattttttcctaAAATTTAAGCCAATAACTTAAAAAATAAGGCTACGAAAAGGTTGAAATTCCTTGGTAGAAATACttgcaatttgcaaaaatgtatGGCACACAAAAGAATCTGACGCAAAGCctcccaattgactagtaagcTAAAGAGCCACGTCTTCTTTGTTTCCTAACCAAGATTTTCTGAGTGGTAACTAATCTCCCACAGAACGTGGCTCTTGTCACCTAGCAACCTTAACTTACAAGCCCCACAAATTTGAACTGCTTATTTTCTAAAAATAACAATTTTCATACACACATATATAATATAGTAATATAGTCTATAGTCTTAAAATTCTTATTACAAACATCTTAACAGAACAAAAAGGAAAGATGGGATTCAGAACATTGCCCCTATCATCTTCCCAAAATGGGATCTTCCAACAATCCATAATAGCTCCTAAAACCATGCTCAGACAAAGTTATAGACAGAGTAACACAGTAAGAGTAGTCTCGGCGAAGAAGGAAGACGACGAGGAGCAACCAAAGAAGACAAAGCAATCGTTTTTTACGAGTGTCACCGATGCTTTGGATTTTGCTCAAGCTAGGTCAGTTGAGGATGCTCAGCTTATTGAGGAGGCTAGAGAAACGACTGGCTCAGGCCGTCAGATGAGTAAAGAACAGGTACTAATCTTGGTTTAACTTTTTATTCTGGGCTTTTCTTTTTGGTTAGGAGGATTTCGAGAGAAAAAGAGCTTTTTGGaatgaattagaggtttgacctttAGAAAAAGCTAATTAAAAGTGTTTGGTTAGGGAAGGTTTGGGTAAAAAGTTAATTAGAATATGAAAGTGTTTGGTTACGAGAGGTTTGGAAGATAGTTTTGGTAAAATGCTAACTTTGAAAAAATTTAATATAGAAGCTTTTCATAATTAGAGGTTTGAGGAAGTGAAAGAAAATGACAAATTTATCCTATTATTGCCTATAATTACTTCCACTACCAACTTTGATACTCTACATTATTGTTATCCTAAAATATTACTCACAGTTCCGGTTAATACAAACCGCTAATAGCTAATTTAACCAATTAGTCAAACCAGATAATACGAACAGCTAATTGTTATCCGCTAGTCAAATCAGCTAGCAACTCCGAACCAAACATGGCCTTACTGTTCCCCTTACGTAGTTTTGATTCTAAGGTCTTTGGTATTTTTTTCCTTTGATGTTTAGTATGGAGCTCTTCGGAGGAAAATCGGAGGAACATACAAGGATTTCTTCAAGTCATATGTCGAAGGTATGCACTATCAACAATTCACCCGCTGTTAGATGTTAGCTATTCGCCGTATTGTTTActtaatcttgaattttggtcATGTAGTGGATGGGCAATATGTGGAGGAAGGATGGGTGGACAAAACCTGCAAAGTGTGCAAGAAAGATACAGCAGGTGAAGCAAGGCAAAAGGACAAGCTTGGGAGATATGTTCATGTTGCTTGTCTTGACAAAAAGAATTCTGGCAACTTTTTTACTAATCTCTTCTTCAGATGACCGGAGCTGCTAATGTTCCTGAAGAATTTTGTTTCATAAAGGTCAATCATTTGGTAGCAATATATACAGTATACTTGTATGTAATTTCCTACTCATTGTTCTACAATCTACATGTAATGTTTCAATGTTGGTTTTCTTGTACGCACTTGCTGTATTAGCTTGTTCCATTTGTTTGCCACAAAAATTGGTGGTACTATTGATATTGTGAAATATATAGACTAAATTAATTTTGGTTGAGATATTCTGATTAATCAATAGAACTTCGAGCAAAAAGAAGTACCTGAAAGCCTCTTGTAAATTAGTGATCAAACCTTAGTACTAGTCTAGGCCAGACTGCATTGGTTTCAGACTTTCTGTACCCGAGCCTCGGGTCTAAGactccgtttggtttggtgtaaaacattttcaatggaaaatgattttccatgaaaaacatcttcaaaggaaaacacaattccaaactagttttcctttgtttagtTACTTtgaagaagatggtgaagattgaggggaagaagggagagggTGGTAAGGAGGAAAtgtggaaaagtggtttcccttcctttcaaatggaaaaagcTTTTCTACCTTTTAAAGAGTtttggaaaattattttccatcccttgccaaaccaaacaacgtaaaatgattgaaaaggggaaaatcattttccatgaaaacgttttacaccctaccaaacggaaCCACGGTTAGTTGTTAACAAATAATCTCAGTACTCTGAAACCAGAAATTGATAAGCAATTCTTCTGGTAAGTTTCATACTAAAGAAGCAGCATCAACATCTAGTTAGCTTGCAAGTAAATGGTTCACATTACAACAACACATATCAGTAGTTTCATACTTTCAATACAGGAAGCGGGAGGTTATAGAAATCAGTGACACACGGCACTTAATTCAAACAAAATAGCAACCGTGAGCAGGACTTGCTAAAATCGTGATTTGCAGTATACATTGTCACAAAGCAATATATCTTCTGAGATTATTAGAAGGGATCAATGATCATTGGTTAAGTAATGGATGCGCAAAGCTGAGAttgacaaacaatacaacaGAGTAACAACATAAAGCAGCAACATCTAATACATGGAGAGTCTGCGATTTTAATTCCCGAACCAACAAAGACAGATTCAACCATAACAAAATCATATTTTGCATATAATAATGAGTACATTATAGCATCTGACAGCAAGGGATTTAAATGACACTCAAGAGGCTTCTGCAGCAGGTTGAGTCAATCCAGCTATAGCCAATAACTCGTTCAAGGATTCTGGAGAGTGTACCTGATACTTGACTTTCCCAGAAGGCAGAAGATAAACTTCAGCCAATTCCAGCTTCTCTGAGGTAAGACTTGTGCTGTCCATTGTCTTACCAAGGACCTTTAACGCAAGCTGAACAGCACCTTCGCGGTTAATATCATCCTTGTAGTCCTGCTTAAGCATCGACTGTGCAGCCTGATTGTTAGCTCCTATTGCCATTGCCTTCCACCCACCATAGTTTCCACTCGGGTCACTCATATAAAGCTGAAACCCATAATTCTTGTCCCACCCAGCAAACAGAAAGGAAACACCAAAAGGTCGAAGCCCACCAAACTGTGTATAACCTTGCTTGGTATCACAAAGGGACTGGACTAACTGCTCAACAGGCATGGATTCTTGGTACGAAAAAGTGTAACGCTGAGCTTGGACTCGAGCTGTGTTTATCAGAATGTTTGCATCAGACATAATACCAGCCACAGCACAAGCTACATGATCATCAATCTTATACATCTTCTCATTTGAAGTAGAGGTTTGAAGAAGCTTTGAAGTAACCTTCTTCTCACCAACCAAAACAACCCCATCATTAGCCAAAATCCCTATGGCACTTCCAGCATTTCCAATCGCCTCCATGGCGTACTCCACCTGGTAAAGACGACCCTCCGGAGAGAATATCGTCGTTCGGCTATCATACCTCCGAGACATGATTCACTACCATCAACATAATAACACATCATTACACATTATCCTCCAACAATATGATCTCATTCATCAATAAAATCTACGGCATtgctcaagaaaatcatctcaTTTATCCATCAAAACACAATACAAGAAATATATCAGAAGAGATTAAAACCCCATAAAACAAAGATAGATTTCAAGATAATCCAGATTTATACAAACAGAGTTCAACTAAATTCGAAGAAATTTACAACAGTGTATGCTATTAAGAAAATCCCAGTTCAAATTCACAGTTGCTACGCTAAACTGAAATTTAAAATCGTAGAATCTAATCAAAAGTATAACATGCTAATTCGGTACTCCGTATTTCGAGCTCCATTTTCCAATTTGAGttctttgtattttgaatttatcATTTGAATCGATTATGCATCTTATAGATCAATGCAAAATACAAATGCAATATAATATCAGCAAAATTATGTAGCCAGAAATCCAGAAAGTAAAATCCTAAATTGAATGAGTGAAGAGACGGGAAGAATAATACTTACAATAATGGATAAAATGTAGCTTCAACAATCTCAATCTTTCAGTTCTCTGTGTTTCTGCAACTACTTTTGTTACTCTTTTGCCCAAACTCCTCTCTGGTTATTATTTTGCTAGTCTTTGTTTTCTTGAGGAAGAGGCCACCTCTTTTTTTCCTTtgcttttttaaaaagaaaaagtaaagaAGACCACTTTTAGATGGGCTtacttttgttttttgtttttttctttgaacAATCCAGCCCATTGAGTTGTGGTACGAATGTACGATGGTATCCACAAATCATAATATCCCACCATCGCAGACTCATTAGGCCTAGTCACTTTTTAAACCCGAATCAGTTCCAACCGAATTCGAGATTGACAGGAATCGAAATTAAGTTCAATCCGAAACATTTTATGATTCGACTTCACGAGAATCAAAGTTATCTGAATCAAATCGACCCGAATAGAAATATTGACTCGACATTAACTGATTTTGACGTGACCCGAATCGTTTATAATCGATCAGATGACCCAATTAGACAGCCATACTAATATTGTAAATTCTTTAATAAAGACTAATAACTTATATACGATATACACACTTTCGAATCAATCTTGACATCCTCCCCAATTTGCACTAAAAAAAGAATGGATGGAATTCATTCACAGTTCCCATAAATAACGTTCTAAACAAGTGAGAGAGTCAACCATACGAAGCGTTTTGTCCTAATACTCCACAGAAACCCGCGTTTAGAAACCTCAACGATCGGGAAATGGCGGGAAACCTCCATTGCCTAGAAAAATAGCGGGAAAATCCCACCTACATACACTCCCCTCTCCTCCACGCCGCTCTTCCACCAGTCCACTCAACCAAACACACAGGATACCGTTTgacgaagagagagaaagatcaAGATGGTAGGACTACCGTACGACTGCCTCGCAAACCCTCTCGGAGCCGTCCGATTAACCTTCGACAAAGCCGTCTCCTCCGGCCTCAATCCCTCCACCTCAAACGGCGGCGATTGGGGCTCCGCTGATCTCTTCCGCCAATTCCTTTTCGATGACGGAGGCCATTCTCAGGTACTCATTTCCTTCGATTTTTAGGGTTTCATAGTctcaattattttttttacattCTACGAGTTAgtattaatttttgttttctttttggtgATTTTAAGGTTCCGATTCTTAATGCTGAGAGTGTTAAGCATTTACCGCCGAATTCTTTGGTTCGATTTCGAGGAATGATCCAAGATATGCTAGGAAATGAAGTTTATGTTGGTGCTTACAAGGTCCCGGTTTTTTGTAAAAGGATTTTCACAAAAGTAATGGTTTTCTTTTGTAGAAATTAATGTTGTTTTTTGTTTGTAAAATTGAAGGATGGTTCTACTTGGAGGACTAATAAATTCTCAGATGTTTCTCAAATTGAAATGGATATGTCCCCTGATATGAAGTTATGGGAGCGTCGCTTGCTCTATTGTGTTCCTGTGAGTTTTCCCTTTTCTAGTTTCTTTCTTAACTATAACTTCCCTTgctataatttatttttctgaGGATTGGTATCTGATGAAAGACGGgaaattgattgaattgataGTGGTTGGTCCATAGTTTAGTTGGTATAGACATAAAATTGTACTCTATATATATATCCAAGAACACCGATAGTTTTTTACATTTTCTCATCAACATCTTGTTTTAATATAGTTATAATAGTGTATTTGCGAATTGCCTCTAATACGATATTCGTGATATAGACTTGACTATTGATGTCCCGTTGATGTATGTAGAGTGACATAGAATTCGGTATCAAAAGAAATTTGCTTAAAATAACCTACGTTTCTTGGATTCGAGGGAGTAGTATCTTCTGTGGTGTTTAGATGAGAATAAGAGCCTGGAAAATGTAGTTTCTAAGCAGTAgttaattttgtttggtgaatATTTTTAGGTCCCGGGGCTGAATTCATGGGCAGAACCTCTGGAAGCTCTGTCAAATCAGCAAAAGACTTTCCCTTCTGAACAAAGGGAGAAGCGTCCTAGGGATGATGATGAAGCTGTTGATCATATGGAGTTGGTAAGGCTTTTGATATTTAAAGATGTTTGTTTAACTCATAGTTGCTTATTTAAGTTGAGTATGTTAACAAGAGGTGGCATTAGCGATTACTGATTCCTGCTCTTAAATGACATGTTTTTAGGGAGATGAGAACATTGTTATTGAAACAACATCCTATCAAAAGACTCATGTAGGTTTTATTGTATTATGCCGATGTACTACAGTATGCATCTTACAGATCGATAACTACTTAGACCTAAAATTTTGAAGGTCATGAATGCACTCTAGATTTATGTATTGTCTAAGTTGTGCTCCACTGACTGTTTTATGTAATCGCTTTTTCCTTCTTCTTGGCAGGGGTCAAGTCAGGGCTGTCAGGATTCTCCGATTACCAAAAAGATGGTTAGTAATACGTATCTTGTATTCTATGATTTGAATTTTCTGGTCTACTAGGTGACTGGTGTCCAGGTTGGAGTTTGTTGAATTTATGGTCTCATTATGGAACCCTTTTAGATAGCAGAGATGAATGGGCCAATGCCTTCAAAGCTTATTTTTGACATGATAGTTTTGAAGTACAACTATCTATAGCCCATTAGCCATCATAGCACGCTGCAGATACCAAATTACTGAGGGTGCTACTATGGAGAATAAATTATTATTGCCTGTGTGAAGATGGAGTATTATGAAACTTCTCCCCTCCTGCGAAATAATTCCATATCTGTAGCTTATTTTGAGTAATTCTATATTTCTATGCTCAACTGCAAGTTTAGGATCAGTCTGTAGCTGGAGCACCTGTTTTCCCCCTTCCTCTTAAAGTTTTCTGGACTTTTCTTATCTATTTAAATGTGTGAATTTTCCAACTTCAGAGAGATGAGGCGCATCCTTCCTCGTCTGCAATGCAACAAGACATGGTAAATGAAGGAACCACTCCTTTCTTTGGATCACCTGAGTCAGAGAGAAATTCTTTTCCTTGTCTGGTTAAGGTATGCTGATCCTAAAGTTTTCCAATCGCCTTTGTATTGATAAAGTTTTTTTGTGCTGGAAGATTTAACTGTTGTACACTTTTTCATGGGCAGATCTATGACACCCCTGAATCTGATTTaaaaatgaatgagatttttGAGTTTATCGGAGTCCTGAGTTTTGATCCAGAACTAGCACTAAGCAAGGATGAGTCTGATATGCAGTCAAACGACCTTTTTGAAGATGACTTGGTTCAGTTACCCCCTAGCAAGGTTTGCACAGAATTTCCGATATAACAGTTGTTCCCAATTGTTAATTTTATATTTGAAACCTCTAATATTTGCTTGCTCCACTACGTACTACGTACAATGCACTTGACTTCTTGGGGAGTAGCATTTTTTGCTACTGCTGCTCAAGTAATGAAGCATTAGTCTAGCGGTGAACGGTGAACCAATGATTTAATAACAGATACTTTTAGTCCAGTCATTGCTTTTGTTTCAGCtcacacaaattcttatttacaagggttgtacaataaatattgtacactagagtaaaagttaactcaaaatgcttaaaagtcaagcttatatatgtaaaagttatctactttttagtgatttttttttttcattttaataaaacttatttcttcaaaatcactaataatgtataaaattaatcatataaCCCTTTgaaatgtttatctattaactttttttactaatataaaagttaatcaaaactaggttaaagttacaagaaaatgagtaaaagttatattggtgtacaataaatttattgtgcaccttgtgcgcgcaagaccttttgttcaACTCAACCTTGATTTAAATCTCTTTCCTTTAGTTTCTTTAAAGATGCAGAGTGAGACTTTCATGGAATATTGAATTTTGTTACAAATCCTATAATTAATCTGTGAAAACTTGACCATCAATGAGGACATCTGcaatgttttccatgaaaactgGTTCCAGTGAATAACCAGTTCATTTTGCAGGTACCACGTATCCACTGTCTTGTACACAAGAAGCTTGTGGTCCACGATTTCGTTGATGGTTCAGCCATGGCAGAAGTAATTACCTATATACCCTCTTGAATATCATTTTTATTACTCATTTTCACTGTGTTGGGTTCTTGAACTAACTAATTGTCTTCTGCAGTCAAATCCCTCACTGATCAGAGGAACAAGGGAAAGCTTGCTTAGTCATCTCACTGCTGTCCTTGGAAATGACGGGATGGCAGCTCAATTTCTGTTGTTACACCTCTTATCTCAGGTAATTACCTGCGTTTATGTTCCCATCCATGATCTTTTCTTCTGATTCAGAGTTTAAGAAGCTTTATGAGAGAAGCTTTTCTACCAGCATCATGATTAGGTATCCTTATTTGTAGGTCCATGCCAGAGTTGATGGTGTCCCTGTTGGGAAGCTTGCGCTTAATTTCACTAACTTTAGCAAGGAAACAACATCGGTCTTTGGCAGTCAGCTTAGTTCCACAATGAAGGAACTTATTCCTTTTACACAGAAAATATCTCTCACAATCGAGTACCTTAACAATGCCGCACTTGCCCCCAAAAAGGATTATCAAGCAAATAAGTAAACGAAGCTCTTTCCCCTACGTTTTCTGATTCCAATTGCTGTCCTATATACCTTG
This sequence is a window from Spinacia oleracea cultivar Varoflay chromosome 1, BTI_SOV_V1, whole genome shotgun sequence. Protein-coding genes within it:
- the LOC110786782 gene encoding potassium transporter 2 isoform X1: MDTNRNCWGSNNNKDKSWKAVLVLAYQSLGVVYGDLSISPLYVFKSTFADDIHHSETNEEIFGVLSFVFWTLTLIPLFKYVFIVLRADDNGEGGTFALYSLICRHAKVSLLPNRQASDEDVSTYKMEHPPQSNSTSKVKMVLEKHKSLRTALLVLVLLGTCMVIGDGLLTPAISVFTAVSGLESLMSHENHQYAVIPITCFILVCLFALQHYGTHRVGFVFAPIVLIWLLCISGLGLYNILRWNPHVYQAISPYYMYKFLKKTTISGWMSLGGVLLCITGSEAMFADLGHFSYMAIQIAFTFLVYPTLILAYMGQAAYLSMHHENADAISFYLSVPEKVKWPVILVAILASVVGSQAIISGTFSIINQSQSLGCFPRVKVVHTSDKIHGQIYIPEINWILMVLCIAVTIGFRDTKHLGNASGLAVMTVMLVTTCLMSLVMVLCWHKPPILALCFLLFFGSIEILYFSASLVKIAEGAWLPILLALILMTIMFVWHYATIKKYEFDLHNKVSLEWLLALGPSLGISRVPGIGMVFTDLTSGIPANFSRFVTNLPAFHKVLVFVCVKSVPVPYIPPAERYLISRVGPPTHRSYRCIIRYGYRDVHQDIDSFESELATKLDEFIRYDWVRDQGEAQQSFDYDEARLNESNGCRLAVAGTVRYSREPPYEIDENPQPASVSIGLPTVDSMGDIMEMEPVKRRVRFADQAWSCDERESQMLQELDDLWDAQQAGSAFIIGHSHVRAKQGSSFFKRIAINFGYNFLRRNCRGPDVALRVPPVSLLEVGMVYVV
- the LOC110786783 gene encoding proteasome subunit alpha type-4-like, translating into MSRRYDSRTTIFSPEGRLYQVEYAMEAIGNAGSAIGILANDGVVLVGEKKVTSKLLQTSTSNEKMYKIDDHVACAVAGIMSDANILINTARVQAQRYTFSYQESMPVEQLVQSLCDTKQGYTQFGGLRPFGVSFLFAGWDKNYGFQLYMSDPSGNYGGWKAMAIGANNQAAQSMLKQDYKDDINREGAVQLALKVLGKTMDSTSLTSEKLELAEVYLLPSGKVKYQVHSPESLNELLAIAGLTQPAAEAS
- the LOC110786782 gene encoding potassium transporter 2 isoform X2, with product MEHPPQSNSTSKVKMVLEKHKSLRTALLVLVLLGTCMVIGDGLLTPAISVFTAVSGLESLMSHENHQYAVIPITCFILVCLFALQHYGTHRVGFVFAPIVLIWLLCISGLGLYNILRWNPHVYQAISPYYMYKFLKKTTISGWMSLGGVLLCITGSEAMFADLGHFSYMAIQIAFTFLVYPTLILAYMGQAAYLSMHHENADAISFYLSVPEKVKWPVILVAILASVVGSQAIISGTFSIINQSQSLGCFPRVKVVHTSDKIHGQIYIPEINWILMVLCIAVTIGFRDTKHLGNASGLAVMTVMLVTTCLMSLVMVLCWHKPPILALCFLLFFGSIEILYFSASLVKIAEGAWLPILLALILMTIMFVWHYATIKKYEFDLHNKVSLEWLLALGPSLGISRVPGIGMVFTDLTSGIPANFSRFVTNLPAFHKVLVFVCVKSVPVPYIPPAERYLISRVGPPTHRSYRCIIRYGYRDVHQDIDSFESELATKLDEFIRYDWVRDQGEAQQSFDYDEARLNESNGCRLAVAGTVRYSREPPYEIDENPQPASVSIGLPTVDSMGDIMEMEPVKRRVRFADQAWSCDERESQMLQELDDLWDAQQAGSAFIIGHSHVRAKQGSSFFKRIAINFGYNFLRRNCRGPDVALRVPPVSLLEVGMVYVV
- the LOC110786742 gene encoding uncharacterized protein is translated as MGFRTLPLSSSQNGIFQQSIIAPKTMLRQSYRQSNTVRVVSAKKEDDEEQPKKTKQSFFTSVTDALDFAQARSVEDAQLIEEARETTGSGRQMSKEQYGALRRKIGGTYKDFFKSYVEVDGQYVEEGWVDKTCKVCKKDTAGEARQKDKLGRYVHVACLDKKNSGNFFTNLFFR
- the LOC110786784 gene encoding mini-chromosome maintenance complex-binding protein translates to MVGLPYDCLANPLGAVRLTFDKAVSSGLNPSTSNGGDWGSADLFRQFLFDDGGHSQVPILNAESVKHLPPNSLVRFRGMIQDMLGNEVYVGAYKDGSTWRTNKFSDVSQIEMDMSPDMKLWERRLLYCVPVPGLNSWAEPLEALSNQQKTFPSEQREKRPRDDDEAVDHMELGSSQGCQDSPITKKMRDEAHPSSSAMQQDMVNEGTTPFFGSPESERNSFPCLVKIYDTPESDLKMNEIFEFIGVLSFDPELALSKDESDMQSNDLFEDDLVQLPPSKVPRIHCLVHKKLVVHDFVDGSAMAESNPSLIRGTRESLLSHLTAVLGNDGMAAQFLLLHLLSQVHARVDGVPVGKLALNFTNFSKETTSVFGSQLSSTMKELIPFTQKISLTIEYLNNAALAPKKDYQANKLVSGVLQLAEGSHLIIDETELQAGTLNPMGVENARSLKNLTESQQVEYDFQYYKMEMTADVQLLVLSEGKSNILPADVVLPFQPSSTSPPEIVEEAIVQSWRWYLANLRSLSHSITPEMQKVVEEDLVAARQADRSLGSQDFSRLLTMSRLMSLSFGETSLSMEHWQMVKELERLRKERLR